The Aestuariibaculum lutulentum genome segment AAGTGCTTCGGTTTATAAAGATTTGGTAGCTTTCGGTAAAAAACACAATATTTTAATTGTTAACGATAATCCGTATACCTTCATCTTAAACGACGATCCAAAAAGTATTTTAAGTGTTGAAGGAGCTAAAGAGGTTTGCCTGGAATTGAATTCTTTAAGTAAAACGTTTAATATGGCCGGGTGGCGTGTAGGAATGGTTGTTGGTGATGGTAAACACATCAGTAATGTGCTTAAAGTTAAAAGTAACATGGATTCAGGTATGTTTTACGGCATTCAAAAAGGAGCTATTGAGGCTTTAAACTGTTCAAATATGTGGTTTAGTACACTTAATAGTGTGTATAAAAAACGACGCGATTTGGTTTGGCAATTAGCCGATGCATTAAAATGTACTTACGATAAAAATGCGGTGGGATTATTTGTTTGGGCGAAATTACCTGAAGGTATAGAGGCAGAGCCATTTATTGATAAAGTGTTAAAAGAAAATCATTTGTTTATAACACCGGGAACCATTTTCGGAACAAAAGGCGAAGGATACATCAGGTTTTCTTTATGTGGATCGACAGAAGATTTAGAAGAAGCCATTGCAAGATTTAAATAAAAGATGAACAGTATATTCGTAATAGGTGTAGGTTTAATTGGAGGTAGTCTGGCTATCGATATTAAAAAGAATAATCCAAATGCGGTTATTCACGGTATTGGTAGAAATGATAATACTTTAGATGAAGCCTTATCCTTAAAACTCATAGATAAAAAAGCAACGCTTGAAGATTTAAATCAAGCCGATTTGGTTATCGTATCTATACCTGTAGATGCAACGGTAAAAATATTACCAACGGTACTTGATAACATTTCAGACACAGGTCTTGTAGTTGATGTAGGCTCGACGAAATTAGATATCTGTAAAGTTGTTGAAAACCATCCAAAGCGCCGCAATTTTTTAGCGATGCATCCTATTGCAGGTACCGAATATTCGGGGCCAAGTGCAGCTATAGAAGGGCTTTTTGTTGGTAAAACAAATATTGTTTGTGAAGTTGAAAAAACAACCTTCAAACTTCAGGAGAAAGCCTTAAAATTGTTTACAGATATCGGGATGCGTATTCGCTATATGAATCCTGAAGCCCACGATAAACACATTGCTTACGTATCGCATTTGTCGCACATTAGTTCATTCATGTTAGGAAAAACGGTTATTGAAAAGGAAAAAAATGAACGCGATATTTTCGATATGGCAGGCAGTGGATTCGCTTCAACGGTACGTCTGGCAAAAAGTTCACCAGAAATGTGGACACCTATTTTTAAGCAAAATAAAGACAATGTTATTGAAACATTAGAAGAATACATAAATAACCTCACACATTTTAAAGACCTTATGAAAGATGATGATTTTGAGGCTATTTTTAACGAAATGAAACAAACCAATCATATAAAAGAAATACTTAACGGTATTAATTAACTAAGACGAATTAAGAATAATATTAGTAAAGTAAATTGAACCCGTGTGAGCCATCACATCTAGTAGATTTTAGGTAAATTAAACAAAAATGGAAAACAAAAAAGAAATGAGAACCTGGTTAGATGACTTACAATTAAGTCATCCGTTAGTAATCGCAGGACCATGTAGTGCTGAAACAGAAGAGCAAGTATTAAAAATAGCTCATGAGCTAAAAGATACTGATGTGAGTTATTTTAGAGCAGGTATTTGGAAACCAAGAACACGTCCAGGTATGTTTGAAGGAGTAGGAGCTTTAGGTTTAAAATGGTTGCAAAAAGTGAAAGAAGAAACCGGTATGAAAGTATGTACCGAAGTTGCTAACGCTGCCCATGTAAAATTAGCTTTAGAGCACGATATCGATTTACTATGGATTGGTGCTCGTTCTACAGTTAGTCCATTCATTATGCAGGAAATAGCCGATGCTTTAGAAGGAACAGATAAACCGGTATTAGTTAAAAATCCAGTAAATCCGGATTTAGCTTTATGGTTAGGAGGAATCGAACGTATTTACAATGCAGGGGTTAAAAATATTGGAGCTATTCACCGAGGATTCTCGACTTACGAAAAAACAAAGTACAGAAACAACCCGGAATGGCAATTGGCTATCGATTTCCAAAACAAATATCCGGATATTCCATTAATTAACGATCCGTCTCACATTACAGGAAAACGTGATATGATTTTTGATGTATCTCAATCGGCATTAGATTTAAATTTCGATGGATTAATGATTGAAACACATTACGATCCGGAAAATGCGTGGAGTGATGCAGCACAACAGGTAACACCAAAAACCTTAGTGCAGATTATGAAAGATTTAAAAATTAGAAAAGAGAGCGATTCTGAAGCAGAATACAATAAATCTCTTGATAATTTAAGAGCACAAATTGATGTAATTGATAATCAAATTATCGAATTACTTGGAAAGCGTATGAAAACAGCAGATGGCATTGGAGCACTTAAAAAACAAAAGAATGTTGCCGTGTTACAATCTAAGCGTTGGAATGAAATTTTAGGGAAAATGGTATTGGAAGGAGAAGCTCATGGATTAAGTGAAGAGTTTGTTCTTAAAATGTTTAAAGCGATTCACCAGGAATCTATTAATCACCAGGAAAAAATCCTTAACGGATAAAACAAAAAAGGCTCGCAATTTGCGAGCCTTTTTAATTTATAAAAGTAGTAGGTGAATTAAGCGTAAAAAATTATATTTGGTAGGATGACAGTGTTTTCTGTTTTCTCTACTGAAAATATATATTTATGGTGTTAAGAACTTTTTTTATCTGTTTTCTAGTATTTAGAGTTCTTGTCGTACAAGGTCAATCTAATCATTATATTCCTGGAAATATCGATTCTTTAGAAATTTATTTAAAGAAAATTAACACAATTCAAATTCAAAATATTGACGGGGAGTACGCTTCGAAAATTAAAAAAATATTTAAGGATAGAAATGAATTTGTTTTAGAGGTAATAAAAGATAGTACTTATTATTTTAACCCGGAATTAAAAAAGGGAATAGATGAAATTTTAAAAGAGATTTATGTTTCTAATTCTCAAATAGATTTTAGTAACTATTATTTTTTTATAAAGAATTCTATTATGCCTAATGCCGCTTGTTATGGCGATGGTATGTTTGAGATTAATTTAGGCTTAATTACAGTGTTAGAATCGGAAGATGAATTAGCTTTTACACTATGTCATGAGATAGCTCATAAATTGTTAGACCATTCGTTAAAAAGTATTAATAATCGAATGGATTCAGTTAATTCAAAGGAAACCAAAGAGAGAGTAAAAAGGATTAAGAGAGAAAAGTATGGACAAGTAAGGTCTGCACTTTCTGTTATTGATGAACTTAATATTGATTTTTTAGATTATTCAAAAGAGGTGGAAGCTCAAGCTGATTCATTGGGTTTTGTTTTGTATTCAAAAACAAGATATCAACCAACTCATGCAATTTCATCATTAGAAAGATTAAGGAAAATTGATGATATGATTCTGCATCATAATGTTGATGTAGATAGTGTGTTTAATTTTAAAACCTATAAGTTTCAATCGTATTGGCTAAAAGAAAACACCTCTATTTTTGATGTTGAAAAGCCTATCGACGAATTTGCTTTGGTTTCAGATACTTTAAAAACACATCCAGAAATTGAATTTAGAATAAACAAATTAATTAAAGAATTTGATGTAGATAACAGTGATGCTAAATTAATTTATACAAATCCAACTTTTCAAGATTTAAAGGAAATAGCACAATATCAAAGTATTCAGTTTACCTTGGATTTAAACTTTCTTGATATGAGTATTTATCAGTTAATTGAAAAAAGGAAAAATAAAAAAATAACATCCGATTACTATAATTATAAAATGGCAGAGGCTATTAAAAAGCTATATGAAGCGAAAAAAAATCATGTATTAGGAAAGTATGTGCCTTTCAAGGATAAATTTTCTGCCGAAAAGCAATTAAATGCCATTAGGCTTTTACTGCATAATTTAGAACTTCAAGAAATAGAACAAATAGGTTTTGCTTTTTGTAATGAGAATAGAAGTCAAATATCCGGTAGTAAAGATTTTGAATCAATTTGTGAATTTTTTAAAATACTTAATAGATGAAAAAAATAATTCCTTTAATCGCCTTGAGTTTTATTTGTGTGTTGGGTAATGCACAAGAGAAAACACTAAACGAAATTGCTTTATTTGAAATTAAAAATTCAGGAGCCTTTATCGATAAGAATAAAGATGTGGATGGATACTATTTTTATTATGAAGTGGATAAATTATCAAAAGATGAGAGAGAGTATGCTATTAAAATGTTAGATAATAATTTAAATGAGATTGGAACAAAGTCTTACGTAGACCAAAAGAATACTTATTTGGCCGATAGCAAATTTAATAACCATGCATTAATGTTTGCCATGGTGAATAAAAAGGAAGAACAGTATAAGTTGGTGACTTTTGATAAGAAAGGAAATCAGGCTGAAGATATCATAATTCCAATAAGTAAAAAAGAAATAAAAAGTATTACAAATATGGAAAGAACTGGTGCGTTTAATTTGTTGTTTCCAGTTGATGATAAGGGGTTTCTTTTTAATAGTATGAAAGAAAATAAGAAAATGGGCTATAGCTTAAAATATATACCTACAGATGGAGGAAATTCTTGGGGATTTAATTCAGCTGAAGATGTTAATGAATTAATGTCTATAAATCCCATCGAAGCAAACGAAGAGGTAGTGGTAGCTTTGCAAAGTGCTAAAAAGTCAGCTACGGCTCAAAGTGTAGATTTAAAAGTAATTGTCTTAGATATCCATACAGGAAAATTACTCTTTGAAAAAGAATATGACAGAGAAAATAATCCAAGATTAGTAACCAATGCTTTTTTAACACAGAATAAAAAGGTTGTTTTATTAGGTGAGTATTTTGATAAAGGGGAGAATATTATAAAAGATGATAGTAAAGGTTTGTTTGCTCAAATTCTAGAGTTAAATGGAGAAGATATATCAGATTTTAAGGTGAGTTGGGAAGAAAAAATAGATGAAATGATGCCTCCGGATTCTGATGGTAAAAAGCGAACAAATACTTATGTTTACTTTCATGATATTGTAAGAACAAAGAAAGGAAATTATTATTGTATTGGGGAGAAATACAGAAAAACGGTAAGTTTATCAGGTGTACTTGGAATGACAGTAAATCCTTATGGGGCAACAACTATGACCCAATTAACTATCACTGATGCTGTAATTTTTGAGTTTGGAAGTGATTTTAGTTTGAAGGATATAAAGGTGTTTGAAAAAGGTAAATCGCGTGCTCCAAGTTTAACTGATTTTGGAAGTCCACAACTAAATGCTCATTTGTTAAAGGCATCAGGGGCTTTTGATTATGAATTTGTACAGATAGATACAGATAGAGATAGATTTTATGCCAATTTTATTGACTATGAGCGATTAAAAGGAGAAGAAAATAAATTAGCGTTTAAAACAATTATTTATAATGACGGTAAATTTTTTGAAGATAAAATTTATTTAAGTAAATCAAGAGGGAAGATTCAGTTTAGAGTGTTGCCGGCTAAACTGGGAAATGTAATGTTAATGGAATTTAATAAGAAGGAGAAAACATTGCAAATTCATTTAGAGAAACTTAATATGTAGAAAGTAGCATATAAAAAAGGCTCGCCAATGGCGAGCCTTTTTTATATTAAATAAATAGAGGCTACTTATTAAAACTTTTTACAATGGCTTTTACGTATTGCTTAGAAGCTGATGAAAGATCTGATGGATCTTCAATTTTTGAAGTGACAACACCAATGAGTTGTTTGTCTTCTGGTTCATCTAAATTATAAATTACCGTTTCTAAAATGTAGTTTTTAGAAGTGTATGTGGTTGAGGTTTCCGGAACATAATTCCCTAAAGTCGAGTATGCCATGGGATGGTAGTAATACCCATAAAACCCATGATAATATCTTGGGTAATAGCCATAGTAGGTACTCCCCGCATAGTAACCACCATCGGTTACGGTTTTAGTTAATTCTTGAGTGTCTTTAACAATGGTTAAAATGACTCCTTCATAACCATTAGCTTCGATAATGGATTTAATTTTCTTTTCATCTTCCTGAGTAATCTTTTTATCAGGATTAAATTCAGGAGACTTATTAAAACTTGGGGTAGCTTTAATGCCTCGTTTTTCCAGTTCTTCAACAATGCTATTCTCGAAGGTTATTCGAGCTGTTGTGTTGTCTGTACGAGCAATAACTAATATGTTTTTCTCTTTAACAGAATTGATATTGTCGCCTTTCCAGGAATTTAATACGTCTACACTAGAGCATGACATCGCTGATATTAATAGTAAGGTGATGCAAGTAAACTTTAAAAAGTGCTTTTTCATAGGTTGTTAATTTAATTTTAAAAGGAACAAATTATTAGTTAACTCCTTAAATATAATAGATTTATTTATTTCTTTTAAAAATGTAGCGCGTTATAAAAATACCTTGTCCATCGTCTTTGCCACTATCACTTTCAACGGCACTAGTAACAAAAGCCAGTTCCCAGCCTTCTTGAACCATAGTGTTTATTTTGGAACTTAAAACGGCATCGTTAGCTGCAATATTTTGAAAACGAATGCCTCCTATGTTGTAAAAGTTTAAAAGTTTGGTTTCTTCAAAATCTTTCACGCGAATATCCCCTCGGTCCGATTTGTTTCTGGTATTATCATCTTCGGTTTGTTCAGTTGTAAAATCTTTATAGTTTTTTTCTTCAACAGAAGAAATTAATCGAGAACGCCCTAGTCCATTGGGAACAATCGATTCTACCGAGGTAATAACTTTATATTCAATTTGAGCTTGAGCCTCATTAAAAAATAGAACTCCTAAAAGAAAGACAAATAAAATACGTTTCATAATAGTTAGGTGTATTGGTGTTAAACGGTTAAATATAAATATATTCTTACTGAGAAAATAATTTTTTTAGAGTACTTTTGAAGCCGATATGACAGGACTCGTTTATAAATCTACAGGAAGCTGGTACACCGTTAAAACACAATTAGGTGAAACTTACGATTGCCGTATAAAAGGTAAATTCCGTATTAAGGGAATTAAAAGTACAAACCCGATTGCTGTGGGCGATTATGTAGATTTCGAACTGGAGACAAAAAACAATCAGGTATCGGGGGTTATTCATAAAATTCACGATCGTAAAAACTATATTGTTCGTAAGTCAGTGAACCTGTCGAAGCAAACTCATATTATCGCATCAAATATCGATCAGGTATTTTTGATGATTACCATTAATAATCCGCCAACCTTAACTAGTTTTATCGATCGGTTTTTAGTAACCGCCGAAGCCTATTCAGTTAAAACGGTTTTGCTTTTCAATAAAATTGATGCTTACGACGAAGAAACTTTAGATGAAGTTAGATATTTGGCTCATGTATACCGAAAAATAGGTTACGAATGCATTGGCGTTTCGGCAAAGTCTGGAAAAAATGTAGATAAGGTAAAAGCCTTAATGCAAGATAAAATAAGCATGTTTTCAGGACATTCGGGAGTTGGGAAATCAACTTTGGTAAATGCTATTGAGCCGGGATTGAATATAAAAACTAAAGAAATATCAGCACTCCACAGTCAGGGGCAGCATACCACTACGTTTGCTGAAATGTTCGATTTAAGTTTTGGAGGACAAATTATCGATACACCAGGAATTAAAGGTTTCGGAGTAGTTGATATGGAAAAGGAAGAAGTAGGTGATTATTTTCCGGAGATCTTTGCTTTAAAACAAGACTGTAAGTTTAATAACTGTTTACATATTAAGGAGCCAAAATGTGCCGTAAAGGAAGCTTTAGATAACGATGAAATAGCCTTTTCCCGTTACCGTAGTTACTTGCAAATTATTGAAGGAGACGAGGAACACTACCGAACTGATAACTGGGAAAAAGAATAAAATATGAAGGTAGTTATTCAGCGTGTTACTAAAGCAAGTGTAACAATAGAAGGAGAAAAAGTAGCGTCGATTTCAAATGGTGTTTTGGTTTTATTAGGTATTGTTAATGAAGATAATCAGGAAGATATTAATTGGTTGTCTAATAAAATAGTAAACCTTCGCATCTTTGAAGACGACAATCAGGTGATGAATAAATCATTAATTGATGTTAATGGCGATGTTATTGTAGTAAGTCAGTTTACACTTCATGCTGCTACAAAAAAAGGAAATCGACCGAGTTATATAAAGGCGGCAAAACCCGATATAGCGATTCCGCTTTACGAAGCCTTTGTGAAACAAATAGAAACCGATTTAGGTAAAAAAATACAAACCGGAGAATTTGGTGCCGATATGAAAGTCGAACTTCTTAACGACGGACCGGTAACCATTATTATAGATTCAAAGAATAAAGAATAATCTTTTCTTAATTTTTTTTCGTTTTAATTCCTTGATTTTACTGAGGATGATATACAAGTTCTCGTGAATTTATAATTCGTTTGTATGAATTGGATTAGGATTTTTGCATACTTTTTTTATTTTTGAAAGTAAGAATTATAATTAACCCTAGCCTTAGCTAATTCTCTCAACCTAATTAATTCTTAAACTATCCTCTTAACAGAGGATTAATAATAAATAATTAATTGAGAAATTATAAACTAAGGTTTATGGCGTTTAAAAACTATTTACAGTTATCATTCTTTTTTATCTCTTTCATCCTTTTTTCACAAGACAAGGTATTCACAAGTTCTAATATCCCTGAAGTGCTGAGTGATGGGGCTAATGCCGTTGTTCGTTTAGATGAAACCCGTATTGATTTGCTGAAAATCGATGAAATGCTGGTTTCAGAAAGACGAATTATTACAATTCTAAATAAAAGTGGAGATGACAATCTTAATGCTTATGTGCATTATGATAATAATGTGAAGATTAAGAATCTGGAAGCGACTATATTTAACAAGTTTGGAGCGGTAATTAAGAAAATAAAAGAGAAAAATTTTAAGGATGTCAGTGCTGTAGATGGTGCTACCTTGTATTCCGATTCCAGAGTAAAATATTTAGATTATACACCTTCAGCTTATCCTTATACGGTTGAATTTATTTGTGAAATATCTACAGGTAATACAGCCTTTATTCCTTCATTTATGCCAATCAATGAGCGTTATGTTAGTGTAGAAGAAAGTAATTATAGTATAACTTACCCTGAAGATATTCAGATTAGAAAAAAGGAAAAGTATTTAGAGGGCCTGGATTTAGAAAAGAAAGAAGAATTAGGATTAATAAGTTATTTTGTCAAAAATCTCGAAGCTTATAAACCTGAAGATTATTGTCCTAATCTGTTGGAAATTGCGCCTCGAGTTTTAATAGCCTCTAAGCAGTTTAGTTTAGAAGGCGTTCAGGCAGAAGTAGA includes the following:
- a CDS encoding pyridoxal phosphate-dependent aminotransferase — encoded protein: MIEVANRLQTVEEYYFSKKLREVSALIASGKPIINLGIGSPDLQPPQKVIEALVEGFSSPVAHKYQSYQGLPELREAICGFYKNHFSVSLSPLTEVLPLMGSKEGIMHISMAYLNEGDAALIPNPGYPTYQSVTKLVGAEPVFYELDAANNWQPDFEALEKQDLSKVKIMWVNYPHMPTGAVPSASVYKDLVAFGKKHNILIVNDNPYTFILNDDPKSILSVEGAKEVCLELNSLSKTFNMAGWRVGMVVGDGKHISNVLKVKSNMDSGMFYGIQKGAIEALNCSNMWFSTLNSVYKKRRDLVWQLADALKCTYDKNAVGLFVWAKLPEGIEAEPFIDKVLKENHLFITPGTIFGTKGEGYIRFSLCGSTEDLEEAIARFK
- a CDS encoding prephenate dehydrogenase is translated as MNSIFVIGVGLIGGSLAIDIKKNNPNAVIHGIGRNDNTLDEALSLKLIDKKATLEDLNQADLVIVSIPVDATVKILPTVLDNISDTGLVVDVGSTKLDICKVVENHPKRRNFLAMHPIAGTEYSGPSAAIEGLFVGKTNIVCEVEKTTFKLQEKALKLFTDIGMRIRYMNPEAHDKHIAYVSHLSHISSFMLGKTVIEKEKNERDIFDMAGSGFASTVRLAKSSPEMWTPIFKQNKDNVIETLEEYINNLTHFKDLMKDDDFEAIFNEMKQTNHIKEILNGIN
- a CDS encoding bifunctional 3-deoxy-7-phosphoheptulonate synthase/chorismate mutase type II, which gives rise to MENKKEMRTWLDDLQLSHPLVIAGPCSAETEEQVLKIAHELKDTDVSYFRAGIWKPRTRPGMFEGVGALGLKWLQKVKEETGMKVCTEVANAAHVKLALEHDIDLLWIGARSTVSPFIMQEIADALEGTDKPVLVKNPVNPDLALWLGGIERIYNAGVKNIGAIHRGFSTYEKTKYRNNPEWQLAIDFQNKYPDIPLINDPSHITGKRDMIFDVSQSALDLNFDGLMIETHYDPENAWSDAAQQVTPKTLVQIMKDLKIRKESDSEAEYNKSLDNLRAQIDVIDNQIIELLGKRMKTADGIGALKKQKNVAVLQSKRWNEILGKMVLEGEAHGLSEEFVLKMFKAIHQESINHQEKILNG
- a CDS encoding M48 family metalloprotease; protein product: MVLRTFFICFLVFRVLVVQGQSNHYIPGNIDSLEIYLKKINTIQIQNIDGEYASKIKKIFKDRNEFVLEVIKDSTYYFNPELKKGIDEILKEIYVSNSQIDFSNYYFFIKNSIMPNAACYGDGMFEINLGLITVLESEDELAFTLCHEIAHKLLDHSLKSINNRMDSVNSKETKERVKRIKREKYGQVRSALSVIDELNIDFLDYSKEVEAQADSLGFVLYSKTRYQPTHAISSLERLRKIDDMILHHNVDVDSVFNFKTYKFQSYWLKENTSIFDVEKPIDEFALVSDTLKTHPEIEFRINKLIKEFDVDNSDAKLIYTNPTFQDLKEIAQYQSIQFTLDLNFLDMSIYQLIEKRKNKKITSDYYNYKMAEAIKKLYEAKKNHVLGKYVPFKDKFSAEKQLNAIRLLLHNLELQEIEQIGFAFCNENRSQISGSKDFESICEFFKILNR
- a CDS encoding DUF6770 family protein — protein: MKKIIPLIALSFICVLGNAQEKTLNEIALFEIKNSGAFIDKNKDVDGYYFYYEVDKLSKDEREYAIKMLDNNLNEIGTKSYVDQKNTYLADSKFNNHALMFAMVNKKEEQYKLVTFDKKGNQAEDIIIPISKKEIKSITNMERTGAFNLLFPVDDKGFLFNSMKENKKMGYSLKYIPTDGGNSWGFNSAEDVNELMSINPIEANEEVVVALQSAKKSATAQSVDLKVIVLDIHTGKLLFEKEYDRENNPRLVTNAFLTQNKKVVLLGEYFDKGENIIKDDSKGLFAQILELNGEDISDFKVSWEEKIDEMMPPDSDGKKRTNTYVYFHDIVRTKKGNYYCIGEKYRKTVSLSGVLGMTVNPYGATTMTQLTITDAVIFEFGSDFSLKDIKVFEKGKSRAPSLTDFGSPQLNAHLLKASGAFDYEFVQIDTDRDRFYANFIDYERLKGEENKLAFKTIIYNDGKFFEDKIYLSKSRGKIQFRVLPAKLGNVMLMEFNKKEKTLQIHLEKLNM
- the rsgA gene encoding ribosome small subunit-dependent GTPase A; protein product: MTGLVYKSTGSWYTVKTQLGETYDCRIKGKFRIKGIKSTNPIAVGDYVDFELETKNNQVSGVIHKIHDRKNYIVRKSVNLSKQTHIIASNIDQVFLMITINNPPTLTSFIDRFLVTAEAYSVKTVLLFNKIDAYDEETLDEVRYLAHVYRKIGYECIGVSAKSGKNVDKVKALMQDKISMFSGHSGVGKSTLVNAIEPGLNIKTKEISALHSQGQHTTTFAEMFDLSFGGQIIDTPGIKGFGVVDMEKEEVGDYFPEIFALKQDCKFNNCLHIKEPKCAVKEALDNDEIAFSRYRSYLQIIEGDEEHYRTDNWEKE
- the dtd gene encoding D-aminoacyl-tRNA deacylase, with protein sequence MKVVIQRVTKASVTIEGEKVASISNGVLVLLGIVNEDNQEDINWLSNKIVNLRIFEDDNQVMNKSLIDVNGDVIVVSQFTLHAATKKGNRPSYIKAAKPDIAIPLYEAFVKQIETDLGKKIQTGEFGADMKVELLNDGPVTIIIDSKNKE